The following proteins come from a genomic window of Paenibacillus swuensis:
- a CDS encoding response regulator, translated as MTQLLIVDDELHMIEALEQTIPWEKAGVKHIYTASYGDLALELMQSYVIDILITDIRMPGMSGLELIRVVKNRWPRTQCVLLTGYADFEYAKEALNLNAAEYLLKPVDEDQLLKTVSSIVAKQEEQWKWISSMETSQTLMRDHLPLMKHNLLNSLLLGAKYSKSDLRAKCSTYGMMLNLDNSDIFSLLLIRLGEGFYRYAYHDQTLLEYAFLNIAEELFKPDYTLWYCKDANDYYVFLLFPKSDDTENLTLERLANELQYYIDLYLKAHIAIGISKVGEFPEHLEEMYQSCIQLYQSKVNRDEQWLMKAHEFAVVPEQQSIHTLYEPPTLIHLLEASQWDQARDKIQSICTELRTKSTLTQAHLVEAYYYICSTYLYILHKSNLDADEASKLAEKLQKTPKTFVLDEIERWALTILQQLEVGNLNRNDSQTRTGNHLTKKVQLYIQTHLSGDISIMTLANHVYLNPSYLSRVFKHETGESISSYTMRVRMERAAYDLLNTRKKVYEITSELGYQNPQHFIKVFKKYYELTPQEYRESASRMS; from the coding sequence ATGACACAATTGTTAATCGTTGATGACGAATTGCATATGATTGAGGCTTTGGAACAGACGATTCCTTGGGAGAAGGCCGGTGTTAAGCATATTTATACCGCTTCTTACGGCGACCTTGCTCTGGAGCTCATGCAAAGTTATGTAATCGACATTCTGATTACGGATATCCGTATGCCCGGCATGTCAGGGTTGGAACTCATTCGCGTGGTAAAGAATCGCTGGCCGCGCACGCAGTGTGTGCTGCTGACCGGTTATGCGGATTTCGAGTACGCCAAGGAAGCGCTCAACCTGAACGCTGCCGAATATTTGTTGAAACCGGTGGATGAGGATCAGTTGCTTAAAACCGTTTCCTCCATTGTTGCCAAACAGGAAGAGCAATGGAAATGGATCAGTTCTATGGAAACAAGTCAAACCCTGATGCGGGATCATCTTCCATTAATGAAACATAACCTGTTAAACTCCCTATTGTTAGGGGCCAAGTATTCCAAATCGGACCTTCGTGCGAAATGCAGCACCTATGGTATGATGTTAAACCTGGACAACTCCGATATCTTCTCGCTGTTGTTAATTCGGTTGGGCGAAGGTTTTTACCGTTATGCCTACCATGATCAGACCTTGTTGGAATATGCGTTCTTAAATATAGCTGAAGAACTGTTTAAGCCCGATTACACGTTATGGTACTGTAAAGATGCGAATGATTATTATGTATTCCTGCTTTTTCCTAAGTCTGATGATACCGAAAACCTGACCTTGGAACGACTGGCGAATGAGTTGCAATATTACATAGACTTATATCTTAAAGCCCATATCGCGATCGGCATCAGTAAAGTAGGCGAGTTTCCGGAGCATCTGGAGGAAATGTACCAATCCTGTATCCAACTTTATCAAAGCAAAGTGAATAGGGATGAACAGTGGTTAATGAAAGCCCATGAATTCGCCGTCGTGCCGGAGCAGCAATCCATTCACACCCTCTATGAGCCTCCGACACTCATTCATTTATTGGAAGCGAGTCAATGGGACCAAGCGCGGGACAAGATTCAGAGCATCTGTACGGAGCTTCGAACGAAATCAACCTTGACGCAAGCCCACTTGGTTGAGGCCTATTATTATATATGCAGCACCTATCTGTATATCCTCCACAAAAGCAATCTGGATGCCGATGAAGCCTCAAAGCTCGCCGAGAAATTGCAGAAAACGCCGAAAACTTTTGTATTGGACGAAATTGAACGCTGGGCGCTCACGATCCTTCAGCAATTGGAAGTGGGCAATTTAAACCGCAATGATTCGCAGACGCGAACCGGCAACCATTTAACGAAGAAGGTCCAGCTTTATATTCAGACTCATCTTTCCGGGGATATTTCCATTATGACGCTTGCCAATCATGTGTACTTAAATCCATCCTATCTTTCACGAGTGTTCAAGCATGAAACCGGTGAATCTATTAGCAGTTACACCATGAGGGTTCGCATGGAACGAGCCGCTTACGACTTGCTTAACACCCGCAAGAAAGTCTATGAGATTACATCAGAGCTCGGTTATCAGAATCCGCAGCACTTTATCAAGGTATTCAAGAAATACTATGAATTGACTCCGCAGGAATACCGTGAATCCGCATCTCGCATGTCATGA